Proteins encoded within one genomic window of Kibdelosporangium phytohabitans:
- a CDS encoding ATP-binding protein, producing the protein MSGVAHPAVSAGLMEVTSYVGRRGEHAEVRRLLGSARLITLTGPGGVGKTRLAARLLRDSAKAFQDGAVFAGFAELRDPALVPALVADRVGLHDRSDEPTLHTVVAHLRDRATLLVLDNCEHLVGACAALAEAVLLECPRVVVLATSRQSLGVQGEQIFPVPPLRVPEEDTIEPSDYDSVQLFQDRASAVVPSFRVRADNSADVARLCRQLEGLPLAIELAAARIRSLSPRQIAERLTRRLALLTSGPRTAPERQQTLRATIEWSYQLCSEAEQRVWRRVSVFAGSFDLDAAEFVCAEPGAVLDLVDGLLDKSVLLREQHDDVARYRMLETLREYGQEELRRSGDLPEAGRRHRDWFDRTTGTADAEWFSSGQVVWVARLRRDHANLRAALEWSLTEPGEAAVALRMAARVNEYWTLRGSCMEGRGWLDRALAATPAGHPDRPLALSVNALHALWLFDVEVTEARLAEAGQHPAGPASTHLALVRSLTAMLQGQFAEAAELATSAAAACRAHGDLRREVHPLFIKAVSTAVLGDLAGARRGVRKMLALTGPVGDAYYHTMSLYAQAVVEVLYGDPVVARRAALAGVGANLTIGSRFGAAHHVEALAWACTCLDEHLRSATLLGIASRLWDLVGMSPEAAKSLSTPHFEHLRRTRKALGAARFDEARATGRALPEDQAMDYVLDGPSEPVSPTARPRTDHPLTARELEIAGLVAEGLSNREIAARLVISLRTAETHVQHILTKLDTSNRTQIARWFATRRT; encoded by the coding sequence ATGAGCGGTGTTGCTCACCCGGCCGTGTCGGCGGGGTTGATGGAGGTGACCAGCTACGTCGGGCGGCGTGGTGAGCACGCCGAGGTGCGGCGCCTGCTGGGATCGGCGAGGCTGATCACGCTCACCGGTCCCGGCGGCGTCGGCAAGACGAGGCTGGCGGCGCGGCTCCTGCGTGACTCCGCGAAAGCGTTCCAGGACGGCGCCGTGTTCGCCGGTTTCGCCGAACTCCGAGATCCGGCCCTGGTCCCCGCGCTCGTGGCGGACAGGGTGGGCCTGCACGACCGGTCGGACGAGCCGACTTTGCACACCGTGGTCGCCCACCTGCGAGACCGCGCCACCTTGCTGGTGCTGGACAACTGCGAGCACCTGGTGGGGGCGTGCGCCGCGTTGGCCGAGGCTGTCCTGCTGGAATGCCCGCGTGTGGTGGTGCTCGCGACAAGCAGGCAGTCGCTGGGCGTCCAAGGTGAACAGATTTTCCCGGTGCCGCCGCTGCGTGTGCCCGAAGAGGACACGATCGAGCCGTCCGACTACGACAGTGTCCAGTTGTTCCAGGACAGGGCGTCGGCGGTGGTGCCGTCCTTCCGCGTGCGCGCGGACAACAGCGCGGACGTGGCCCGGTTGTGCCGTCAGCTCGAAGGGTTGCCGCTGGCGATCGAACTGGCGGCGGCCCGGATCCGGTCGTTGTCGCCGCGCCAGATCGCCGAGCGGCTGACGCGGCGGCTGGCGTTGCTGACGTCCGGTCCGCGCACGGCTCCCGAACGGCAGCAGACCCTGCGGGCCACCATCGAGTGGAGCTACCAGCTGTGTTCCGAGGCGGAGCAACGGGTGTGGCGGCGGGTTTCGGTGTTCGCCGGGTCGTTCGACCTCGACGCCGCCGAGTTCGTCTGCGCGGAGCCGGGTGCTGTCCTCGACCTGGTCGACGGTCTGCTGGACAAGTCCGTTCTGCTGCGGGAGCAGCACGACGACGTGGCGCGCTACCGGATGCTGGAGACACTGCGGGAGTACGGGCAGGAGGAGCTGCGGCGATCCGGTGACCTGCCGGAAGCCGGACGGCGGCACCGCGACTGGTTCGACCGGACGACCGGGACCGCCGACGCGGAGTGGTTCAGCTCCGGCCAGGTCGTGTGGGTGGCTCGGCTGCGCCGGGATCACGCGAACCTGCGTGCGGCGCTGGAGTGGTCGCTGACCGAGCCGGGCGAAGCCGCTGTGGCGTTGCGGATGGCCGCGCGCGTCAACGAATACTGGACGCTGCGCGGCTCCTGCATGGAAGGCAGGGGCTGGCTGGACCGCGCACTGGCCGCGACCCCGGCCGGCCACCCCGATCGGCCGTTGGCGTTGAGCGTCAACGCGCTGCACGCGCTGTGGCTCTTCGACGTCGAGGTCACCGAAGCCAGGCTGGCCGAGGCCGGGCAACACCCCGCCGGACCGGCGTCCACCCACCTCGCCCTCGTCCGCAGCCTCACCGCGATGTTGCAGGGCCAGTTCGCCGAAGCGGCCGAGCTGGCGACGAGCGCGGCGGCGGCATGCCGCGCGCACGGCGACCTCCGGCGGGAAGTGCACCCGCTGTTCATCAAGGCCGTGTCGACCGCGGTGCTCGGCGACCTGGCGGGCGCGCGGCGTGGGGTGCGAAAGATGCTCGCTCTCACCGGACCGGTCGGAGACGCCTACTACCACACGATGTCGCTGTACGCCCAAGCCGTTGTCGAGGTGCTCTACGGGGATCCGGTGGTGGCGCGGCGCGCGGCGCTGGCCGGAGTCGGCGCGAACCTGACGATCGGCAGCCGGTTCGGCGCCGCGCACCACGTCGAAGCGCTCGCCTGGGCGTGCACGTGCCTGGACGAGCACCTGCGTTCCGCGACGCTGCTCGGTATCGCCTCCCGGTTGTGGGATCTCGTCGGCATGTCCCCGGAAGCCGCGAAGTCCTTGTCCACACCGCATTTCGAGCACCTCCGCCGCACCAGGAAGGCCCTGGGCGCGGCCCGGTTCGACGAGGCCCGCGCGACCGGGCGGGCGCTGCCGGAGGACCAGGCGATGGACTACGTGCTGGACGGGCCGTCCGAGCCGGTGTCCCCGACGGCCAGGCCCCGCACGGACCACCCGCTCACGGCACGCGAGCTGGAGATCGCCGGCCTGGTCGCCGAAGGCCTGTCCAACAGGGAGATCGCCGCACGGCTCGTCATCTCGCTGCGCACCGCCGAGACGCACGTCCAGCACATCCTGACCAAGCTGGACACGAGCAACCGCACCCAGATCGCCCGCTGGTTCGCCACCCGGCGTACGTAG
- a CDS encoding TetR/AcrR family transcriptional regulator: MTGYLKGRLRREDIITAAIEAYRETGYHGSSLREVAKRAGITHAGLLYYFPTKEALLAAVLERRDAEDAEREKLDIPPGMELLRHLIALAEYNVAHRGIVEVYARLAAEAVAPDHPAHEYFIRHYQIARDSAVATFTALAESGELRDGVDPHAAAVAFIGMEDGLQVQWLTTPDEVDLVGSMRFFLRNLLTVPLD, encoded by the coding sequence GTGACCGGGTACCTCAAGGGCCGGCTGCGCCGGGAGGACATCATCACGGCGGCGATCGAGGCGTACCGCGAGACGGGGTACCACGGCTCGTCCTTGCGTGAGGTGGCCAAACGGGCCGGGATCACGCACGCTGGTCTCCTTTACTACTTCCCCACCAAGGAGGCGTTGCTCGCGGCGGTGCTGGAGCGCCGCGACGCCGAGGACGCCGAACGGGAGAAGCTCGACATCCCGCCCGGCATGGAACTGCTGCGGCACCTGATCGCCTTGGCCGAGTACAACGTGGCGCACCGGGGCATCGTGGAGGTGTACGCGCGGCTGGCGGCCGAGGCCGTCGCCCCCGACCACCCGGCGCACGAGTACTTCATCCGGCACTACCAGATCGCACGGGACAGTGCCGTCGCCACGTTCACCGCGCTTGCCGAGAGCGGCGAGCTGCGCGACGGCGTCGATCCCCACGCCGCGGCGGTCGCGTTCATCGGTATGGAGGACGGCCTGCAGGTGCAGTGGCTGACCACTCCCGACGAGGTGGATCTCGTCGGGTCGATGCGCTTCTTCCTGCGAAACCTGCTGACCGTCCCGCTCGACTAG
- a CDS encoding alpha/beta hydrolase family protein has protein sequence MFRRSIVLLAAVLAFSPGVAAAGASAPAANPYERGPAPTEQALLAPLGSFTYSTVVVPRSQVTGFGGGTIYYPDDTSQGTYGGVVAVPGFVSPEGAVAWLGPHMASRGFVVFTIATTSPFDQPTARGKQLLAALDHLTQRTPDAVRKRLDPARLAVTGHSMGGGGALYASGARPGIKAAIPLAPYNQDKTWNEVATPTLVVGGSADQIASVDKHARPFYNSLTGARDRGLLNVAAADHGDFTQENSITGRYAAAWLKRFVDEDTRYDQYLCPATGGPGVTEYSASCPLS, from the coding sequence ATGTTCCGGAGGTCGATCGTCCTCCTCGCCGCGGTTCTCGCGTTCAGTCCCGGCGTTGCCGCGGCCGGCGCGAGCGCGCCGGCTGCCAACCCGTACGAACGCGGGCCCGCACCCACCGAGCAGGCGTTGCTCGCGCCGCTCGGCAGTTTCACGTACTCGACAGTCGTCGTCCCGCGCTCGCAGGTCACCGGGTTCGGCGGCGGGACGATCTACTACCCGGACGACACCAGCCAAGGCACGTACGGCGGTGTGGTCGCCGTGCCCGGGTTCGTCTCACCCGAAGGCGCGGTCGCCTGGCTCGGTCCGCACATGGCCTCCCGCGGCTTCGTGGTCTTCACGATCGCGACCACCAGCCCCTTCGACCAGCCCACGGCCCGGGGCAAGCAACTGTTGGCCGCATTGGACCACCTCACGCAGCGCACGCCCGACGCGGTCCGCAAGCGGCTCGACCCGGCACGACTCGCTGTGACAGGCCATTCGATGGGCGGGGGAGGCGCGCTCTACGCGTCGGGAGCCCGGCCCGGCATCAAGGCGGCGATCCCGCTCGCACCGTACAACCAGGACAAGACCTGGAACGAGGTCGCCACGCCCACGCTGGTCGTGGGCGGCAGTGCCGATCAGATAGCCAGTGTCGACAAGCACGCCAGGCCGTTCTACAACAGCCTCACCGGCGCCCGTGATCGCGGTCTGCTCAACGTCGCCGCAGCTGACCACGGCGACTTCACGCAGGAGAACAGCATCACCGGCCGGTACGCCGCCGCCTGGCTGAAACGGTTCGTCGACGAGGACACCCGCTACGACCAGTACCTTTGCCCGGCGACCGGCGGCCCCGGGGTGACCGAGTACAGCGCGTCCTGTCCGCTGTCCTGA
- a CDS encoding sugar phosphate isomerase/epimerase family protein codes for MTDVSVQLYSVRDEFAENPGEVLRRLAEIGFTQVEPYGLAENAAVLRTGLRANDLAAPTAHARLIDAGQHAVFAAAADCGVRVVIDPFVPAGKWQTAADIAATADALNAAAAIAPEYGVTVGYHNHWWELESRIDGRSAFEVFADLLDPEIVLEVDTYWATAGGEDAPALLRRLGDRVHAIHVKDGGLAVDASGQVPAGQGSVPVADVLAAAPRALRVVEFDRYDGDIFDGIAASYAYLKGHKA; via the coding sequence GTGACCGACGTGTCCGTTCAGCTGTACTCGGTGCGAGACGAGTTCGCCGAGAACCCGGGAGAGGTCCTCCGCAGGCTCGCGGAGATCGGGTTCACCCAGGTCGAGCCGTACGGCCTCGCCGAGAACGCCGCCGTGCTGCGAACCGGCCTGCGGGCCAACGACCTCGCCGCGCCGACCGCGCACGCCAGGTTGATCGACGCCGGCCAGCACGCCGTGTTCGCGGCAGCCGCCGACTGCGGTGTGCGCGTCGTGATCGACCCGTTCGTGCCCGCCGGGAAATGGCAGACCGCGGCGGACATCGCGGCCACCGCCGACGCGTTGAACGCCGCCGCCGCGATCGCACCCGAGTACGGCGTCACAGTCGGGTACCACAACCACTGGTGGGAGCTGGAATCCCGGATCGACGGCCGCAGCGCGTTCGAGGTGTTCGCCGACCTGCTGGATCCGGAGATCGTGCTCGAGGTCGACACGTACTGGGCGACAGCCGGTGGCGAGGACGCGCCTGCGCTGCTGCGCCGCCTCGGCGACCGCGTGCACGCCATCCACGTCAAGGACGGCGGTCTCGCCGTGGACGCGTCGGGACAAGTCCCGGCCGGGCAGGGCAGTGTGCCCGTGGCCGATGTGCTCGCGGCGGCGCCCAGAGCCCTGCGGGTCGTCGAATTCGACCGCTACGACGGGGACATCTTCGACGGCATCGCCGCCAGCTACGCCTACCTGAAGGGGCACAAGGCATGA
- a CDS encoding Gfo/Idh/MocA family protein: MSVGVGVIGAGVISETYLTNLSSFPDVHVVRVADLDTARAQAQAGKHGVPRAGTVADLFTDPDVELVVNLTIPAAHVEVGLAALDAGKHVWSEKPVALDRQSGRKLLDRAAEKGLRIACAPDTLLGAGPQTGRRAIDEGRIGEPRSALALFQTPGPESWHPAPEFLFQAGGGPLLDMGPYYLTALVSLLGPISKVTGAGGQARPTRVIGSGPRAGTEFAVTVPTTVTALVEFERGGSAQIVLSFDSALRRVGLLEVTGTGGVAVLPDPNHFEGSTTLHLVGQDDAQEIEAQGHAASRGTGALELARAIRTGAPERASGELAYHVLDAMLAIDESITAGRTVLVESTTGIPPALPPDWDPYERTL, from the coding sequence ATGAGCGTCGGCGTCGGCGTCATCGGTGCGGGCGTCATCAGCGAGACGTACCTGACCAACCTCTCCAGCTTCCCGGACGTGCACGTGGTGCGGGTCGCGGACCTGGACACCGCCCGCGCCCAGGCCCAAGCCGGCAAACACGGTGTACCCCGCGCAGGCACGGTCGCCGACCTGTTCACCGATCCGGACGTGGAACTGGTCGTCAACCTGACGATCCCGGCCGCGCACGTCGAGGTCGGCCTGGCCGCGCTGGACGCGGGCAAGCACGTCTGGTCGGAGAAACCAGTGGCGCTGGACCGCCAGTCGGGCCGGAAACTGCTCGACCGCGCTGCGGAGAAGGGCCTGCGGATCGCCTGCGCGCCGGACACGCTGCTGGGCGCGGGACCGCAGACCGGACGCCGTGCCATCGACGAAGGCCGCATCGGCGAACCGCGGTCCGCGCTCGCGCTGTTCCAGACACCAGGGCCGGAAAGCTGGCACCCCGCACCGGAATTCCTGTTCCAGGCCGGGGGAGGGCCGTTGCTGGACATGGGCCCGTATTACCTGACGGCCCTGGTTTCCCTGCTCGGCCCGATCAGCAAGGTCACCGGGGCGGGCGGGCAGGCGCGACCCACCCGAGTCATCGGCAGCGGGCCACGCGCAGGCACGGAGTTCGCGGTCACGGTGCCGACGACGGTCACCGCGCTCGTGGAGTTCGAGCGGGGCGGCTCGGCACAGATCGTGCTGAGTTTCGACTCCGCGCTGCGCCGGGTGGGTCTGCTCGAAGTGACCGGAACGGGCGGTGTCGCCGTGCTGCCCGACCCGAACCACTTCGAGGGATCCACCACCCTGCACCTGGTCGGCCAGGACGACGCGCAGGAGATCGAGGCGCAGGGACACGCGGCCTCCCGCGGCACCGGGGCGCTGGAGCTGGCACGGGCGATCAGGACCGGGGCGCCCGAGCGCGCCTCGGGTGAGCTGGCGTACCACGTGCTGGACGCCATGCTCGCGATCGACGAGTCGATCACGGCGGGCCGCACGGTCCTTGTCGAAAGCACCACTGGCATCCCGCCCGCACTCCCACCGGACTGGGATCCCTACGAGCGGACGCTCTAG
- a CDS encoding PucR family transcriptional regulator produces the protein MFTQVPPASWTSGLPSARLWAALPRELAVHFRPRVDPLVRAILREVRPAVPEYRQQPEGVAVRQAITRCLDTVGAPAAVAQEAWKTVFRDLGRAEYDAGRDLSRLQSAYRVGGRVAWRHVREFGRASDVRADVLYICAEAIFAFVDEISALSIEGYTAAMTHATDTLASRRRRLVDLLVADQPVAPHTIAERAASARWPVPDLVTVVAVEPGADDHEFVPSGLPAEVLVDLVRAQPCLITPERHLRGLAARLPGRRLAVGPATRIADVPRSLSLARRTLALVRRGVLPDRPVSHCAEHLGTLWLLGDEFLAREIRARSLRPFDGLKPAQRRRLGETLLVWLRTRGSVLATAKELKVHPQTVRYRVHQLTELFGDRLDNADDRLNLQIALRADVLLDR, from the coding sequence GTGTTCACCCAGGTACCACCGGCGTCGTGGACCTCAGGTCTGCCATCCGCGCGGTTGTGGGCCGCGCTGCCGCGTGAGCTGGCGGTCCACTTCAGACCGCGGGTCGATCCGCTCGTACGCGCCATCCTGCGGGAAGTGCGGCCGGCAGTGCCGGAGTACCGGCAGCAGCCCGAGGGTGTGGCTGTCCGGCAAGCGATCACCCGGTGCCTCGACACTGTCGGCGCGCCTGCCGCGGTCGCGCAGGAAGCGTGGAAGACCGTGTTCCGCGACCTCGGCAGGGCCGAGTACGACGCAGGCCGCGACTTGAGCCGTCTGCAGTCGGCGTACCGCGTCGGCGGCCGTGTCGCGTGGCGTCACGTCCGGGAGTTCGGCCGTGCCAGCGATGTCCGCGCGGATGTGCTCTACATCTGCGCCGAAGCCATTTTCGCCTTCGTCGACGAGATCTCCGCACTGTCCATCGAGGGCTACACGGCGGCGATGACGCACGCCACGGACACGCTGGCCTCGCGCCGGAGGCGATTGGTCGACCTGCTCGTCGCCGATCAGCCGGTCGCGCCGCACACGATCGCCGAACGGGCAGCGTCGGCGAGGTGGCCGGTGCCGGACCTCGTCACCGTGGTCGCTGTCGAACCTGGCGCGGACGACCACGAGTTCGTGCCGTCCGGGCTGCCCGCCGAGGTCCTCGTCGATCTGGTGCGCGCCCAGCCGTGCCTGATCACCCCGGAACGCCACCTGAGGGGTCTCGCCGCGCGGCTACCGGGTCGGCGCTTGGCTGTCGGACCGGCCACGCGGATCGCCGACGTACCGCGGTCGTTGTCGTTGGCACGCCGCACGCTGGCGCTCGTCCGCCGTGGGGTGCTGCCGGACAGGCCCGTCTCCCACTGCGCAGAGCACCTGGGCACGTTGTGGTTGCTGGGTGACGAGTTCCTCGCTCGGGAGATCCGGGCCCGCAGCCTGCGACCGTTCGACGGCCTGAAGCCGGCGCAGCGCAGGAGGCTCGGCGAAACGCTTCTGGTGTGGCTGCGGACGCGGGGCAGTGTGCTCGCCACCGCGAAGGAACTCAAGGTGCACCCGCAGACCGTGCGGTATCGCGTGCACCAGTTGACCGAGTTGTTCGGCGACCGGCTCGACAACGCCGACGACCGGCTCAACCTCCAGATCGCGCTGCGCGCGGACGTGCTGCTCGACCGCTGA